A single genomic interval of Terriglobus albidus harbors:
- the rpsL gene encoding 30S ribosomal protein S12, giving the protein MPTFHQLVKKGRTAPRYKTASPALQGSPQRRGVCTRVYTQTPKKPNSALRKVARVRLTNGIEVTTYIPGIGHNLQEHSIVLIRGGRVKDLPGVRYHVVRGTLDSVGVANRKQSRSKYGAKRPKAAAK; this is encoded by the coding sequence GTGCCTACGTTTCATCAGCTCGTGAAGAAGGGCCGCACGGCGCCCCGCTACAAGACGGCCAGCCCCGCATTGCAGGGTTCGCCCCAGCGTCGCGGAGTCTGCACCCGTGTGTACACCCAGACCCCCAAGAAGCCGAACTCGGCTCTGCGTAAGGTGGCACGTGTCCGCCTTACGAACGGAATCGAAGTGACGACGTATATCCCGGGCATTGGCCACAACCTGCAGGAGCACTCGATTGTGCTGATCCGCGGTGGCCGTGTGAAGGATCTGCCGGGTGTTCGTTACCACGTCGTGCGCGGCACGCTGGATTCGGTTGGCGTTGCCAACCGTAAGCAGAGCCGTTCGAAGTACGGCGCCAAGCGTCCGAAGGCTGCCGCCAAGTAG
- the rpsG gene encoding 30S ribosomal protein S7, whose translation MPRKGHISKREVAPDPVYSSTLVTKFVNSMMWGGKKSTAQNIFYESMKNLEAKGGDEAIKLFKKAVENVKPLLEVKSRRVGGANYQVPIEVNPERRTSLAIRWLVTYSRSRGEKGMVDKLTAELLDAANGRGAAMKKKEDVHRMAEANKAFAHYRW comes from the coding sequence ATGCCACGTAAAGGTCATATCTCGAAGCGGGAAGTTGCTCCGGATCCGGTGTACAGCTCCACCCTGGTAACGAAGTTCGTGAACAGCATGATGTGGGGCGGCAAGAAGTCGACTGCCCAGAACATCTTCTACGAGAGCATGAAGAACCTCGAGGCCAAGGGTGGCGATGAGGCGATCAAGCTGTTCAAGAAGGCCGTGGAGAACGTGAAGCCCCTGCTGGAAGTGAAGAGCCGCCGTGTGGGCGGCGCCAACTATCAGGTGCCGATCGAAGTGAACCCGGAGCGTCGTACTTCGCTCGCAATCCGCTGGCTGGTGACCTATAGCCGTTCGCGTGGCGAAAAGGGCATGGTCGATAAGCTGACCGCCGAGCTGCTGGATGCGGCTAATGGTCGCGGCGCCGCGATGAAGAAGAAGGAAGATGTTCATCGCATGGCTGAGGCGAACAAGGCCTTCGCTCATTATCGCTGGTAG
- the rplC gene encoding 50S ribosomal protein L3 encodes MAVTGILGKKIGMTQVFDDKGEVHPITVLKAGPCVITQLKSLAKDGYEAAQIGLVEFVKASKVNKPMTGHFAKSNVPPVKFVKEVGLEASTPAAEGEGTNGVKAGDRIMVDIFADEKFVDVIGTSKGRGFAGVVRRHRFGGGPKSHGHMFQIQGSIGASSFPSRVFPGQRMPGHYGVDQVTVRNLRIRGIDIEENLLMVEGAVPGPRDGYVLISKAKHPPRERRGFGGSGTVDPLKASKKASAGKKK; translated from the coding sequence ATGGCAGTAACTGGAATTCTGGGCAAGAAGATCGGCATGACGCAGGTGTTCGACGATAAGGGTGAAGTTCACCCGATCACCGTGCTGAAGGCTGGCCCCTGTGTAATCACGCAGCTCAAGAGCCTGGCGAAGGACGGCTATGAAGCCGCCCAGATCGGCCTGGTTGAGTTCGTGAAGGCGAGCAAGGTGAACAAGCCGATGACCGGCCACTTTGCCAAGAGCAATGTTCCTCCCGTGAAGTTCGTGAAGGAGGTTGGCCTCGAGGCCTCCACTCCCGCAGCTGAGGGCGAGGGAACAAACGGTGTGAAGGCTGGCGACCGCATCATGGTCGACATCTTCGCCGACGAGAAGTTTGTGGATGTGATCGGCACTTCGAAGGGCCGCGGTTTCGCCGGCGTCGTTCGTCGTCACCGTTTCGGCGGCGGCCCCAAGTCGCACGGTCACATGTTCCAGATCCAGGGTTCGATCGGCGCTTCGTCGTTCCCCAGCCGTGTCTTCCCGGGGCAGCGTATGCCGGGTCACTACGGTGTGGATCAGGTCACGGTTCGTAACCTGCGTATCCGCGGCATCGACATCGAAGAGAACCTTCTGATGGTTGAGGGTGCCGTTCCAGGACCGCGTGATGGTTATGTGCTGATCTCGAAGGCCAAGCATCCGCCGCGTGAGCGTCGTGGATTCGGTGGTTCGGGTACGGTTGACCCGCTGAAGGCTTCGAAGAAGGCTTCGGCTGGTAAGAAGAAGTAA
- the rplB gene encoding 50S ribosomal protein L2 — MPIKTFRPITPTLRFQTKLVNDDITTNEPHKPLLSTKKRTGGRNNTGMLSVRHIGGGHKKKIRVIDFKRDKYGIPGTVATIEYDPNRSSRIALISYADGEKRYIIQPLGLKVGQKVMSGPEADILIGNALPLKNIPAGTTVHNVELRPGKGAQMVRSAGSSAQLVAKEGDYALLKLPSGETRKVLVECMATVGQVGNTDHENISIGKAGANRWRGIRPTNRGVSMNPVDHPHGGGEGKTSGGRHPVTPWGQPTRGYKTRNNKRTDAFIVNRRTK, encoded by the coding sequence ATGCCGATCAAGACATTTCGACCGATTACGCCGACACTGCGCTTCCAGACGAAGCTGGTGAACGACGACATCACGACCAACGAGCCGCACAAGCCGCTTCTCTCGACGAAGAAGCGTACCGGTGGCCGTAACAACACGGGTATGTTGAGCGTGCGCCACATCGGCGGCGGTCACAAGAAGAAGATTCGTGTCATCGACTTCAAGCGCGACAAGTACGGTATCCCGGGCACCGTGGCGACGATCGAGTATGATCCGAACCGCAGCTCGCGTATCGCGCTGATCAGCTATGCTGACGGTGAGAAGCGCTACATCATTCAGCCGCTTGGCCTGAAGGTTGGCCAGAAGGTGATGAGCGGCCCCGAGGCCGACATCCTGATCGGCAACGCTCTCCCGCTCAAGAACATTCCCGCCGGTACCACGGTGCACAATGTTGAGCTTCGCCCTGGCAAGGGCGCGCAGATGGTGCGCTCTGCCGGATCGAGCGCACAGCTCGTCGCCAAGGAAGGTGACTACGCTCTGCTGAAGCTGCCTTCCGGCGAGACCCGCAAGGTGCTGGTTGAGTGCATGGCAACCGTTGGCCAAGTCGGCAACACCGACCACGAGAACATCTCCATCGGTAAGGCGGGTGCGAACCGCTGGCGCGGTATCCGTCCCACCAACCGTGGTGTCTCGATGAACCCTGTCGATCACCCGCACGGTGGTGGTGAGGGTAAGACCTCTGGAGGACGCCACCCTGTGACACCGTGGGGCCAGCCGACCCGTGGCTACAAGACCCGTAACAACAAGCGGACCGATGCCTTCATCGTGAACCGCCGGACCAAGTAA
- a CDS encoding 50S ribosomal protein L23, with protein sequence MPTLYTTIRRPLITEKGMGVKETEGTLVFEVAPEATKTEVKQAVEALFKVKVATVRTSNVTGKERRRGRFVGYRPDWKKAYVKLKAGEKMPDYIDNL encoded by the coding sequence ATGCCGACCCTGTATACGACGATTCGCCGCCCTCTGATTACCGAGAAGGGCATGGGCGTGAAGGAGACCGAGGGGACGCTGGTATTTGAAGTGGCTCCCGAGGCGACCAAGACCGAAGTGAAGCAGGCTGTTGAGGCTCTCTTCAAGGTGAAGGTTGCCACTGTACGTACGAGCAATGTTACGGGTAAGGAGCGCCGCCGCGGACGTTTTGTCGGCTATCGCCCTGACTGGAAGAAGGCGTACGTGAAGCTGAAGGCCGGCGAGAAGATGCCGGATTATATCGACAACCTGTAA
- the rpsJ gene encoding 30S ribosomal protein S10 — protein MAGQQRIRIRLKAYDYRVLDTSTGEIVETAKRTGAQVAGPIPLPTLKNKYCVLRSPHVDKKSREAFEIRTHKRLIDILEPTQQTVDALMKLDLPAGVDVEIKTVTK, from the coding sequence ATGGCAGGACAACAGAGAATCCGGATTCGTCTGAAGGCTTATGACTACCGCGTGCTTGACACGTCGACGGGCGAAATCGTTGAGACGGCAAAGCGTACCGGCGCACAGGTTGCGGGACCGATTCCCCTTCCCACGCTGAAGAACAAGTACTGCGTTCTGCGTTCGCCCCACGTCGACAAGAAGTCGCGCGAAGCTTTCGAGATCCGTACGCACAAGCGTCTGATCGACATTCTGGAGCCGACGCAGCAGACGGTGGACGCGTTGATGAAGCTTGATCTTCCGGCCGGTGTGGACGTCGAGATCAAGACCGTTACCAAGTAA
- the tuf gene encoding elongation factor Tu, protein MAKEKFDRSKPHVNVGTIGHIDHGKTTLTAAITKVLSKHNPKNAFRSFDTIDNAPEERERGITISTSHVEYETANRHYAHVDCPGHADYIKNMITGAAQMDGAILVVAATDGPMPQTKEHVLLARQVGVPYIVVFLNKCDAVEDPELIDLVEMEVRELLSKYEFPGDDVPVIRGSALGALNGEAQWEAKIDELMQAVDDNVPQPDRLVDLSFLMPIEDIFSISGRGTVVTGRIERGKVKVGEEVEIVGFRDTRKTVVTGVEMFKKQLDEGLAGDNAGLLLRGVAKEDVERGMVLAKTASITPHTVFKGEVYVLSKEEGGRHTPFFSNYRPQFYFRTTDVTGTVKLPEGREMVMPGDNVSLEVTLHTPVAMEKGLRFAIREGGRTVGAGAIAEIVK, encoded by the coding sequence ATGGCGAAGGAAAAATTTGACCGGTCGAAGCCGCACGTAAACGTGGGAACGATTGGGCATATCGATCACGGTAAGACGACGCTGACGGCAGCGATTACGAAGGTCCTGTCGAAGCACAATCCGAAGAACGCGTTCCGTTCGTTTGACACGATCGACAACGCTCCTGAGGAGCGTGAGCGTGGTATTACGATCTCGACGTCGCACGTGGAATATGAGACGGCGAACCGTCACTATGCGCACGTGGACTGCCCCGGCCACGCCGACTACATCAAGAACATGATCACGGGCGCGGCGCAGATGGACGGCGCGATCCTGGTGGTGGCAGCGACCGACGGTCCGATGCCGCAGACCAAGGAGCACGTTCTGCTGGCTCGCCAGGTAGGCGTACCGTACATCGTTGTATTTCTGAACAAGTGCGATGCGGTTGAGGATCCTGAGCTGATCGACCTGGTGGAGATGGAAGTGCGTGAGCTTCTGTCGAAGTACGAGTTCCCGGGCGATGACGTTCCTGTGATCCGTGGCTCGGCTCTGGGCGCGCTGAACGGCGAAGCACAGTGGGAAGCCAAGATCGACGAGCTGATGCAGGCCGTGGACGACAACGTACCGCAGCCTGACCGTCTGGTTGACCTTTCGTTCCTGATGCCGATCGAAGACATCTTCTCGATCTCCGGCCGTGGAACGGTGGTTACCGGCCGTATCGAGCGTGGCAAGGTGAAGGTAGGCGAGGAAGTGGAGATCGTTGGTTTCCGCGACACCCGCAAGACTGTTGTCACCGGCGTGGAGATGTTTAAGAAGCAGCTGGACGAGGGTCTGGCGGGCGATAACGCCGGTCTTCTGCTGCGCGGTGTAGCGAAGGAAGACGTGGAGCGTGGCATGGTGCTGGCCAAGACTGCGTCGATCACCCCGCACACGGTGTTCAAGGGCGAGGTGTATGTCCTGTCGAAGGAAGAGGGTGGCCGTCATACGCCGTTCTTCTCCAACTACCGTCCTCAGTTCTACTTCCGTACGACCGACGTGACGGGCACGGTCAAGCTGCCTGAGGGCCGCGAGATGGTGATGCCTGGCGATAACGTCAGCCTGGAAGTAACGCTGCACACGCCGGTAGCCATGGAGAAGGGTCTCCGCTTCGCGATCCGTGAGGGTGGCCGCACCGTCGGTGCAGGCGCCATCGCTGAGATCGTCAAGTAA
- the rplD gene encoding 50S ribosomal protein L4, with amino-acid sequence MANIKVVNLSGDQVGEFQLADEVFGAEVNEALLWEAVKHYRAALRQGTAATKNKKLVSGSGKKLWKQKGTGRARVGSVRSPIWRHGGTVHGPQPRSYEYQFPKKKLMGALRSALAAKLADGKLTVVDTLEVKEPKTKLYRQALDKLDAKKTALLVESGKKLTDNLFLGSRNLDGVELVLSSEVHPYDLLRYEHAVFSKDALEALQETLKKSVSKRKPAVKEVA; translated from the coding sequence ATGGCAAACATCAAGGTTGTGAATCTGAGCGGAGATCAGGTCGGCGAGTTTCAGCTTGCTGATGAGGTCTTCGGCGCAGAGGTGAACGAGGCCCTCCTGTGGGAGGCAGTGAAGCACTACCGTGCGGCGCTGCGCCAGGGAACGGCTGCTACGAAGAACAAGAAGCTCGTTTCGGGCTCAGGCAAGAAGCTGTGGAAGCAGAAGGGTACCGGCCGCGCCCGTGTGGGTTCGGTTCGTTCGCCGATCTGGCGTCACGGTGGCACGGTTCACGGACCGCAGCCGCGCAGCTATGAGTACCAGTTCCCGAAGAAGAAGCTGATGGGCGCTCTGCGTTCGGCTCTTGCGGCCAAGCTGGCCGACGGCAAGCTGACGGTGGTTGACACCCTTGAGGTGAAGGAGCCCAAGACCAAGCTCTATCGCCAGGCTCTGGACAAGCTGGATGCCAAGAAGACGGCGCTGCTGGTCGAGTCGGGCAAGAAGCTGACGGACAACCTGTTCCTCGGTTCCCGCAATCTGGATGGCGTTGAGCTGGTGCTCAGCTCCGAGGTTCATCCCTACGATCTGCTGCGCTACGAGCATGCAGTCTTCTCCAAGGACGCCCTGGAGGCGCTGCAGGAGACGCTGAAGAAGTCCGTATCCAAGCGCAAGCCCGCTGTGAAGGAGGTCGCATAA
- the fusA gene encoding elongation factor G — MARTISLDKCRNIGIMAHIDAGKTTTTERILFYTGVNHRIGEVHEGTATMDWMEQEQERGITITSAATTCFWNKYRINIIDTPGHVDFTAEVERSLRVLDGAVACFDAVAGVQPQSETVWRQATKYRVPRICFINKMDKNGGDAEHATQTIKDRLGAKAVMLQIAVGAEANFKGVVDLVEMRAILWHDETMGAKYSVEEIPENLKEKAIAFRNQLIESVAESDDALLEKFLEGQDPSADELKAAIRKATIGMHIFPVLMGSSFKNKGVQTLLDAVVDYLPSPLDVPPIEGIDPDNPEKKLARKSDDNEPLAALGFKIMTDPFVGQLIFIRVYSGALKAGDTVLNPRTGKTERIGRLLKMHANKREEITEILAGDICAAVGLKNLVTGDTICTEKSPIVLESIDFPDPVISVAVEPKTKSDQEKMGMALAKLAQEDPTFKVHTDPDSGQTIISGMGELHLEIIVDRMMREYKVEANVGKPQVAYRETIRQQAEAEGKYIRQTGGSGNYGHAKIRIEPNEPGKGYEFSNDIKGGVIPKEYIKPIDQGIQEALQGGVLAGFEMVDIKVSLYDGSYHDVDSNEMAFKIAGSMAFKEAAKKAKPVLLEPMMAVEVTVPEDYMGTVIGDLNSRRGRIEGMEMQGGQQVIKATVPLSTMFAYSNNLRGSTQGRGNFSMQFAHYEEAPRSVSEEIIAKVQGKQ; from the coding sequence GTGGCACGCACGATTTCGCTGGACAAATGCCGCAACATCGGCATCATGGCCCACATCGACGCCGGTAAAACGACAACGACGGAGCGCATCCTGTTTTATACGGGTGTGAACCATCGCATCGGTGAGGTGCACGAAGGCACTGCGACCATGGACTGGATGGAGCAGGAGCAGGAGCGCGGCATCACGATTACCTCGGCTGCGACGACCTGCTTCTGGAATAAGTACCGCATCAATATCATCGATACCCCGGGCCACGTGGACTTTACGGCTGAGGTGGAGCGTTCGCTGCGCGTGCTGGACGGCGCGGTAGCCTGCTTTGATGCTGTTGCCGGTGTGCAGCCCCAGTCGGAGACGGTGTGGCGTCAGGCTACCAAGTACCGCGTTCCGCGTATCTGCTTCATCAACAAGATGGACAAGAACGGCGGCGACGCTGAGCATGCAACTCAGACCATCAAGGACCGTCTGGGCGCCAAGGCCGTGATGCTGCAGATTGCCGTTGGTGCTGAGGCTAACTTCAAGGGGGTGGTTGACCTGGTCGAGATGCGCGCCATTCTGTGGCATGACGAGACCATGGGCGCCAAGTACTCGGTCGAAGAGATTCCCGAGAACCTGAAGGAGAAGGCGATTGCTTTCCGCAATCAGCTGATTGAGTCTGTTGCCGAGAGCGATGATGCGCTTCTGGAGAAGTTCCTGGAAGGTCAGGATCCATCGGCTGACGAGCTGAAGGCTGCCATCCGTAAGGCAACGATCGGCATGCATATCTTCCCGGTTCTGATGGGTTCCTCCTTCAAGAACAAGGGCGTGCAAACGCTGCTCGATGCTGTGGTGGACTACCTGCCGAGCCCGCTCGACGTTCCTCCGATTGAGGGTATCGACCCTGACAACCCGGAAAAAAAGCTGGCCCGTAAGTCAGATGACAACGAGCCGCTGGCTGCGCTGGGCTTCAAGATCATGACCGATCCGTTTGTCGGCCAGTTGATCTTCATCCGTGTCTACTCGGGCGCTCTGAAGGCCGGCGACACGGTGCTGAATCCGCGTACCGGCAAGACCGAGCGTATCGGCCGTCTGCTGAAGATGCACGCCAACAAGCGTGAAGAGATTACAGAGATCCTGGCTGGCGATATCTGCGCCGCCGTGGGTCTGAAGAATCTCGTCACCGGCGACACCATCTGCACAGAGAAGAGCCCGATCGTTCTCGAGTCCATCGACTTCCCGGATCCGGTTATCTCGGTCGCGGTAGAGCCGAAGACCAAGAGCGACCAGGAGAAAATGGGCATGGCGCTGGCGAAGCTGGCGCAGGAAGATCCCACCTTCAAGGTGCACACCGATCCTGATTCCGGTCAGACCATCATCTCGGGTATGGGCGAACTGCACCTCGAGATCATCGTCGACCGCATGATGCGTGAGTACAAGGTCGAAGCGAACGTCGGTAAGCCGCAGGTTGCGTATCGTGAAACGATCCGTCAGCAGGCTGAGGCGGAAGGTAAGTACATCCGTCAGACCGGTGGTTCGGGTAACTACGGCCACGCCAAGATCCGTATCGAGCCGAATGAGCCTGGTAAGGGCTATGAGTTCTCGAACGACATCAAGGGCGGCGTGATTCCGAAGGAGTACATCAAGCCGATCGACCAGGGAATCCAGGAAGCGCTGCAGGGTGGTGTGCTTGCCGGCTTCGAGATGGTCGACATCAAGGTCTCGCTCTACGACGGTAGCTACCACGACGTCGACTCGAACGAAATGGCCTTCAAGATCGCCGGTTCCATGGCGTTCAAGGAAGCCGCCAAGAAGGCAAAGCCGGTACTTCTGGAGCCGATGATGGCTGTCGAAGTGACGGTGCCCGAGGATTACATGGGTACCGTGATCGGCGACCTGAACTCCCGCCGCGGACGTATCGAGGGCATGGAGATGCAGGGCGGCCAGCAGGTGATCAAGGCGACGGTTCCGCTGTCGACCATGTTCGCTTACTCGAACAACCTGCGTGGATCGACACAGGGACGCGGCAACTTCTCGATGCAGTTTGCACACTATGAAGAGGCTCCGCGCTCGGTATCGGAAGAGATTATCGCCAAGGTACAGGGCAAGCAGTAA